One genomic window of Branchiostoma lanceolatum isolate klBraLanc5 chromosome 5, klBraLanc5.hap2, whole genome shotgun sequence includes the following:
- the LOC136435166 gene encoding uncharacterized protein isoform X4, with protein sequence MANLFEKLSLPRHDQDSDSSGNDRDGAGERGNPDSEENASVDSDNSPQSENNMEDEGSMGEGEVEEETLFEEEEDIPAVPQEDPGRIFEAMKSFTIPRKRSVQKELLEEISLTSREFTHELLPQVSLCYRDPAMKNKIKHLKIYMVHNQELVKEFHEKRREMKGEGRTDKDLAEQLGFLCLDTFEDAQKVCQTGLTVGSSFLSSLGHPNMGVYVSRYADIIKPGPLINGTKGFLIIFKVIKGKMKSVVENNSWNFTEPTPNFDCHVSKALAEIGSLQPNQAFHAAQYYLYEFGDLDMLKRPRHVLPYAVVQFEVFGGSQTFPLMASSAQTRLPQRPHPSYPPVSAPRPSSMSHVAPSYPSYPSAQMVEAARRPQVDLTEEGYELWTGQLVNKENLLCEIQLRSPTCTLLPIQMEEQICISGRIPFHKLQKNLPRPIFTKLPKGSNHREVHVGDKYFIYCEVKAVIDVENKLVSLLNFMEKKKEACIAVLPEGVQLLLFPSCQMAQDLGIIDPSSPMMLHGLFVSPSPMLVSLRDCSLRKNIKAPVDGASLYGSASPATPSSSVSEVESPKTPKVDTTELRSAMMQVFELQKMQAEGNMTVQDSIQNLERQNQLLRNLQAKVEVHSKTLAEAQQKKVLQETDAFDNTDFTVPKYPLVSRLQLEQCFAHQHSFIHRWQLELQRRQHQPGNMDPRLAQVPAFPLQQHSGQPSSRTGPMPSPYPHQMYPLRPHAPHPQGRNMPMGTPTQSSPGPGSMSAQPRPPLYPVSSYGGSIPALSGSTPPQLGATPSYSPGGASPFLQQPASGPQAISRLGKFPLSSLPPNQKANDPRLRKHLEALQPKVPAVARSSSLPSAQGSTATTTVASPLLSSPLITASSPLLTSEKTALSDSPTGVSMEKVPPARSHSLSEHQDPPTRPLPLKKETPPPPPKAPESPEAAQVQEETEESKVPDTGLTDKQKPPTKASGIAKGKDAALLPKAGVVSNIPLEEKEEMKAFLDTVFEETPAESRISSASEMKNFLDTVVIGKQPQKKKPLKEKEKVVVTQKKMPEKRKERPEKERLPEKKRIRMPEEDIIKRCMLPSISNLTIPRKKPTQQEKPSVVEYNHGAGSTTIDYQHGSSSGPKISPVSKVVDYGHGRDIVEQSVEEEEDADIRMQAIVVDYGHQPPAANLLDTEKLTTADTVSNADESTLMDDQQHPPAGIDDMIVKEPVQSADLAQSRPTDTKELLPEQEQVDSKLEQQMSKEVEPEEQESVHGESEEELTEAFLFCRDVSYGATDSSLTVTVRTVDDEDEDGTVYDGLTDSEALELSVVRAVFSHYYLGDLDLQENGQDFAEHVRNSIHAMHTTSQEVSTADRHVVENADAAKEKEDENTSVPATESTNKTVADSKIQDKTKRKASTLSEKATSSFKLRGKNYYEPSHDLGELMKDLTSPSYKRTPAHRPMEVTVSELVPSPTKKFENCSEKFRHSKDTGDSQELDHTAIHADKEAARKHSKSSNVQQMLRLLDDDLKSHQQEEQQQEQDLYKAYEKEQDEQKVVIPGLGGDDLHVTNAGHSWLRSAGIGFQCRTDKFEEDLTLSTTQGAQRSGLLRSTASAMLDPRLSKKLCKQKQGSSSRCTKTQQREPCDLPLPKFAEDVMHWLKEDLKTGTNRFGFESSVRSSSHRGHVKTEHEITTNADSAHRQKDIAPLLNADSSTGSRKESTRISLSEVKEKVSWWLEKFRPGQQPSEQGNAQEKAVTSSVVPTVDLKMVSMAPTSESAAVEETVANKSEVDACKEHPWAKHPAIIAPQQTATPLLDIKPTGVATGAEKPMPYSKPTLDDQTFTSEDVQMSEHPISETTDLDLPQRVKLEPVRVEYRSGVVKRSSSSSPVAVTVSSPVQMAPTPLSPTHTPVHTYTPVSPATTVPPQTVTTTAPDQNVSLPQVPLQPPGLVIPSLSLNRLKHESTKALEQPCSIQAAAAASTSTVVSAESPLPAVQKQVDQDNVGPVAEKVAVSENKALHAEKEVASISMSAEASISMSAEASISMSAEEAILMSAEKESKSQITKHTVIEPAAATSPLVPSSTERVDMQDSMDAREEKKETPTVVEASQNKVPPKQSVIIKSPAEIIAANKPVKPVVARKPTIAELVVTRLMKEKAGKKAGKKVMKKGSRASSPVFEAQGKVLKKPGTITIANLKQSPVAGSKAALGKSAGGKIKSPGNKLAKVQSIAPKNAKDVIHDAYDDFEKEVSKTLEEKGLSALAVSVSEDSQGTKDTTQAKRLSRLTRFSQFYLSCKHDVKYPDKVRETLVDTDYAIRRTERQITRKMEMEKMEKERNRQHLRDTSSERTHTVVKREEGNKTKVDIEQKTSSTIVTASEGGHRWENKEEPCTYQRQGNIDAVVHFALKNLQQKTSTLCDDSNDLSPLLNAIDLSFSEGKHLKLSQRSAGNVDSKMATRIDDIVMDSLVPLPLPERYATNIPLLNHENAPDEVHPTSPIAQDYNQADTLGETRGPCLPQSQAPVPDAASVAFKVEMAGEVPELVDEPEAPAPHTFVRPLKAKLKPIVINIKTKTCLDPALPQWTKVSDAEVKPQTSTLFEMPSRKSSEERQFDYLAHLQRDSHPAGVDQPTVAMPGASESMKSHSTMPQTQGNGSEQKGSWSVPGWDMTEQCPPWHSQSQSHYVFTPSVPKLSIPSSEPPPPGVDDGGDSPLLDEGRYDNSSTNIDRIIDEVDRDFARVFDSSVENTENVQIHEDVRKVEFRDRPDVETNTAGKSSGPHSNVEALVNELIAAGRSAADTRTQDKDDYTHTEYLYGEYGTPIAIKPVQKVSCSLASGQKHDDEEAKKQWVSLPYQGEFSVHVDHEATDEIVVDLLKDFFEQISDTLESYNLPQAGHSSQADVVGSGLRDQGSHLPALSSQAVAMVRGNKRHAEMDLSQDRHLKWQRFHSNLEYDSDVEVFENEEDAEHFRSHLSQLSKHCSKESHSKLDAVTKGSYLATKTRLVDLAGSPRKHARDKGSASETDEGHLGGSVRFMNLSTEAKERILQARARTARIVNTLMTRYSNEIQDVAEEDHETFKKLSKRQKKNLKKLKQRGSKSEKANVPLEVSYASPITSDSDTELILAQSSPPPADPAAYGEKSPDQQQQEAPPSSSAQNWFYVYNPHSDAALQEVKDFLLSAGGTELDPFNLSMVADIPGVDVWVVIRNSDTPDVANIPNLYELKRMPMVKFVGLDSIDDLRNQTYCHIFTRGAIVVPDEKVLIKASSGELQALCQFMEEQTFDKDEPWTMKLHYSTRLSLEKMKNDVTLDYAQREDSWKMLCCLDEYIRKGLAEYLPLLHGCREGDKTPIEMLPCVAKIQLENLETCRHIVMLTDLDQYCKEADLDQSSEQAGIFWKAGIGVTSLNEFLSVFTSWKGEQKEKGKESEVKPNFMDTLQSDKAEHTEASGRTGNLIEISTGPVSNEKGQEDKTKDVGEVQGKPIPSIGSATNHRPLVPYITEDFSEGHAEQPVTTSQTDFGETAEHQQYLEAVSSQLQASPHVSPGAKLVPVAGQPSCSQSSAQGQATTTPGEVAHPQVHLSPLPREAPHTQPPQPHPSPQQPLHPPPYPVQATQPPQSPHTPHPAYPAASTPTQSFTPQPPYSQATSFPQQSPVPQTTPSPSYLPQSPYPPQSVPYSPAYHYPQQPPSPMVSVSAESSPQAQPSPHTQSFSPYPPYYSPQPQVPSPQGSATPVQPGYLPHFQFPESYPEMHGPPQMHGHPGHPGPEYYMGPPPPGMGPLHHPGMAPHPRGPFVHSPQPYSGPPLTPGGGAESDHSLSPGIEKEAKPVEKKSLSGSTSPRARIQRSKAAAGKRPVRPPPTKVQPPTPTPT encoded by the exons AACTACTGGAGGAGATCTCGCTGACGTCCCGTGAGTTCACCCACGAGCTGCTTCCTCAGGTGTCCCTGTGCTACAGGGATCCAGCCATGAAGAACAAGATCAAACACCTCAAAATCTACATGGTCCACAACCAGGAGCTAGTCAAGGAG TTCCATGAGAAGAGGAGGGAGATGAAGGGGGAGGGCAGGACAGACAAGGACCTGGCAGAACAGCTCGGCTTCCTATGCCTGGACACCTTCGAAGAT GCCCAGAAGGTGTGTCAGACAGGACTGACGGTTGGTAGCAGCTTTCTCTCCAGCCTAGGACATCCCAACATGG GTGTGTACGTGTCTAGGTATGCGGACATCATCAAGCCAGGGCCCCTTATAAATGGCACCAAGGGATTTCTTATCATCTTCAAAGTCATCAAG GGAAAGATGAAGTCAGTGGTGGAGAACAACTCATGGAATTTTACAGAGCCAACACCAAACTTTGATTGCCATGTGTCCAAAGCATTGGCTGAAATTGGGAGCCTTCAACCAAACCAGGCTTTCCATGCAGCACAG TACTACTTGTATGAGTTTGGAGACCTGGACATGCTGAAGCGCCCTCGACATGTCCTCCCGTACGCCGTTGTGCAGTTTGAAGTGTTTGGGGGGTCTCAAACATTCCCTCTCATGGCCTCCTCAGCACAGACAAG GTTGCCCCAGAGACCACATCCATCCTACCCACCAGTCAGTGCACCTAGACCCTCCAGTATGTCTCATGTGGCGCCATCCTACCCAAGCTATCCTTCAGCACAGATGGTGGAAG caGCTAGGAGGCCACAAGTGGATCTAACAGAGGAGGGGTATGAACTTTGGACAGGTCAGCTTGTGAACAAGGAGAATCTACTGTGTGAAATCCAGCTACGCTCACCAACATGCACCCTCCTGCCCATACAGAT GGAAGAGCAGATTTGCATCAGTGGCAGGATTCCCTTCCATAAGCTACAGAAGAATCTGCCTCGCCCCATCTTCACTAAGCTGCCCAAGGGATCAAACCATAGGGAAG TCCATGTTGGTGACAAGTACTTCATCTACTGTGAAGTAAAGGCAGTGATAGATGTGGAAAACAAGCTTGTCTCGCTGCTGAACTTCATGGAAAAGAAAAAGGAG GCTTGTATAGCTGTCCTACCAGAGGGAGTGCAGCTGTTGCTGTTCCCCAGCTGTCAGATGGCACAAGACTTAG GTATCATCGACCCCAGCTCCCCCATGATGCTACATGGGCTGTTTGTGTCACCCTCCCCCATGCTGGTTTCCCTCAGAG ATTGTAGCCTAAGGAAGAACATCAAAGCCCCTGTGGATGGTGCATCTTTGTATGGCTCTGCCTCTCCCGCCACACCCTCCTCCTCTGTGTCAGAGGTGGAGTCCCCCAAGACACCGAAGGTGGACACAACTGAGCTCAGGAGTGCTATGATGCAG GTTTTTGAGCTTCAGAAGATGCAAGCTGAAGGAAACATGACTGTCCAGGATTCAATCCAAAACCTGGAGCGACAAAACCAGCTGTTACGCAACCTTCAGGCGAAGGTCGAAGTTCACAGTAAGACACTGGCTGAGGCCCAGCAGAAGAAGGTTCTTCAGGAGACAGATGCGTTTGACAACACAGATTTCACTGTACCCAAGTATCCCCTTGTGTCACGTCTACAACTGGAGCAGTGTTTTGCTCATCAGCACTCTTTCATCCAT CGCTGGCAGCTTGAGCTCCAGAGACGGCAACACCAGCCAGGCAACATGGACCCTCGCCTGGCACAGGTCCCAGCCTTCCCCCTTCAGCAGCACAGTGGCCAGCCCTCCAGCAGGACGGGTCCCATGCCGTCCCCATACCCCCACCAGATGTACCCTCTCAGGCCACATGCACCCCACCCGCAGGGACGCAACATGCCCATGGGAACTCCCACTCAGTCCTCTCCTGGACCAGGCTCCATGTCCGCGCAGCCCCGTCCCCCTTTATATCCAGTGTCGTCTTACGGTGGATCAATTCCAGCGCTGTCTGGATCAACCCCACCACAGCTAGGTGCCACACCCTCCTATTCACCTGGCGGGGCGTCGCCTTTCCTCCAGCAACCAGCCTCAGGTCCGCAGGCTATCTCCCGTCTGGGAAAGTTCCCGCTCTCTTCCCTGCCCCCAAACCAGAAAGCGAACGATCCGAGGCTGAGGAAACACTTAGAAGCACTGCAGCCAAAGGTCCCTGCCGTGGCTAGGAGCAGCTCGCTGCCATCTGCACAGGGGAGCACAGCTACAACTACGGTAGCTTCCCCCCTGTTAAGCTCACCACTCATAACTGCGTCCTCTCCCCTTCTAACAAGTGAAAAGACTGCTCTATCAGACTCACCAACAGGGGTTAGCATGGAGAAAGTTCCTCCAGCGAGAAGTCATTCCCTTTCTGAACACCAAGATCCACCTACAAGACCCCTTCCTCTTAAGAAGGAgacaccaccaccacccccaAAAGCTCCAGAGTCACCCGAAGCAGCACAGGTTcaagaagaaacagaagagtCTAAAGTTCCAGACACAGGACTTACAGACAAGCAAAAGCCACCTACTAAAGCTTCAGGCATAGCAAAGGGGAAAGATGCAGCTTTGCTGCCTAAGGCTGGAGTAGTGAGTAATATCCCCTTGGAGGAGAAAGAAGAAATGAAGGCATTTCTGGACACTGTCTTTGAGGAGACACCAGCAGAAAGCAGGATTTCTAGTGCATCAGAGATGAAGAACTTCCTGGACACTGTTGTAATAGGAAAACAACCTCAGAAGAAAAAGCCactgaaagaaaaggaaaaggtAGTGGTGACTCAGAAGAAGATGCctgagaaaaggaaagaaagaccTGAGAAGGAAAGACTTCCTGAGAAAAAAAGGATCAGAATGCCGGAGGAAG ATATAATTAAGAGGTGCATGCTGCCCAGCATAAGTAACTTGACCATTCCACGAAAGAAGCCCACTCAACAAGAGAAACCATCTGTGGTAGAGTACAACCATGGTGCCGGCTCTACAACAATAGACTACCAACACGGCTCTTCATCTGGACCGAAAATCAGTCCCGTGTCCAAGGTGGTGGATTATGGGCATGGAAGAGACATTGTGGAGCAGTCGGTGGAGGAAGAAGAGGATGCTGACATCAGGATGCAAGCAATTGTGGTGGACTATGGGCACCAGCCACCAGCTGCAAATCTTTTGGACACAGAAAAACTAACAACTGCAGACACTGTTTCAAATGCTGATGAGAGTACTCTAATGGATGACCAACAACATCCTCCTGCTGGCATTGATGACATGATTGTGAAAGAGCCTGTCCAAAGTGCTGACTTAGCACAATCCAGGCCCACGGACACTAAAGAACTATTACCAGAACAGGAACAGGTTGATTCAAAGTTAGAACAGCAGATGTCTAAAGAGGTTGAACCAGAAGAACAAGAGAGCGTTCATGGGGAATCGGAGGAGGAATTGACAGAGGCATTCCTCTTCTGTAGAGACGTGTCCTATGGAGCTACAGACAGTTCACTAACTGTGACTGTTAGAACTGTagatgatgaagatgaggatgggactgtCTATGATGGCTTGACAGACAGTGAAGCCCTAGAGCTGAGTGTCGTCAGAGCTGTCTTCTC GCATTACTATCTTGGTGATCTGGACCTTCAGGAGAATGGACAGGACTTTGCTGAGCATGTGCGAAACAGTATCCACGCAATGCACACTACCAGCCAGGAGGTCAGCACTGCGGACAGGCATGTTGTGGAAAATGCTGATGCAGCAAAGGAAAAGGAGGATGAAAATACCAGTGTACCTGCTACTGAGAGTACCAACAAAACGGTTGCTGATTCTAAGATTCAG GACAAAAccaagagaaaagcttcaacacTAAGTGAAAAAGCCACGTCTTCATTCAAGCTACGTGGTAAGAACTACTACGAGCCATCCCATGACCTAGGGGAACTCATGAAGGATCTGACCAGCCCTTCTTATAAAAGGACCCCTGCCCACAGACCTATGGAAGTAACAGTGTCTGAACTTGTTCCTAGTCCCACCAAGAAGTTTGAGAATTGTTCTGAGAAGTTCCGACACTCAAAAGATACTGGGGACTCCCAAGAGCTTGATCACACAGCAATTCATGCAGATAAGGAGGCTGCCAGGAAGCATAGCAAAAGTTCAAATGTGCAACAGATGTTGAGGTTATTGGATGATGATCTTAAATCTCATCAACAAGAGGAACAACAACAAGAGCAGGACTTGTATAAGGCCTATGAGAAG GAACAAGATGAGCAGAAAGTTGTCATTCCAGGATTAGGAG GCGATGATCTTCATGTTACAAATGCAGGACATTCTTG GCTAAGGTCTGCAGGGATTGGGTTCCAGTGTCGTACAGACAAGTTTGAGGAAGACCTAACTCTCAGCACCACTCAAGGTGCTCAGCGGTCAGGACTGCTTCGCTCCACAGCCTCTGCAATGCTGGACCCTCGTTTGAGCAAGAAGCTATGCAAGCAGAAGCAAGGCAGCTCCTCAAGATGCACAAAGACTCAGCAGAGAGAACCTTGTGATCTGCCTCTGCCAAAGTTTGCAGAAGATGTGATGCATTGGCTGAAGGAAGACCTGAAAACTGGTACCAATAGATTTGGTTTTGAAAGCAGTGTCAGGTCTTCATCACATCGAGGACATGTAAAGACTGAACATGAGATAACAACCAATGCAGATTCTGCTCACCGACAGAAGGACATTGCCCCACTGTTAAATGCGGATAGCTCCACTGGCTCACGTAAGGAATCCACGAGGATCTCCCTTAGTGAAGTGAAGGAGAAGGTGTCATGGTGGTTGGAGAAGTTTAGACCAGGGCAGCAGCCAAGTGAGCAAGGAAATGCTCAGGAAAAAGCAGTAACCTCATCAGTTGTTCCAACTGTTGACTTGAAAATGGTATCAATGGCACCAACATCAGAAAGTGCTGCTGTTGAAGAGACTGTTGCAAATAAGTCGGAGGTGGATGCTTGTAAGGAGCATCCATGGGCAAAGCATCCAGCTATCATTGCTCCTCAACAGACAGCTACTCCACTTCTAGACATTAAACCTACAGGTGTTGCAACAGGTGCTGAAAAACCTATGCCATATTCTAAACCTACTCTTGATGATCAGACATTTACATCTGAAGACGTCCAGATGTCAGAACATCCAATCTCTGAGACAACAGACTTGGACTTACCACAGCGGGTAAAACTTGAACCTGTCCGTGTGGAGTACAGATCTGGAGTTGTGAAAAGATCCAGTTCATCATCACCGGTTGCAGTGACTGTCAGCTCCCCTGTCCAGATGGCTCCAACACCCCTATCTCCTACCCACACCCCTGTCCATACCTATACACCAGTGTCTCCTGCAACAACAGTACCACCTCAAACTGTGACAACAACTGCACCAGATCAGAATGTATCACTGCCTCAGGTGCCACTGCAGCCACCAGGGCTTGTGATCCCTTCCCTGTCACTTAACAGGTTGAAACATGAAAGTACAAAAGCCTTGGAACAGCCTTGTTCCATCCAAGCAGCTGCTGCTGCCTCTACATCAACTGTGGTGTCTGCAGAGTCTCCTTTGCCTGCAGTCCAAAAGCAAGTGGACCAAGATAATGTTGGACCTGTAGCAGAGAAAGTTGCAGTTTCAGAGAATAAAGCTCTGCATGCAGAGAAAGAAGTAGCATCCATTTCAATGTCTGCTGAAGCATCCATTTCAATGTCTGCTGAAGCATCCATTTCAATGTCTGCTGAAGAAGCCATTTTAATGTCTGCTGAAAAAGAAAGTAAGTCCCAAATTACAAAACACACTGTTATTGAACCTGCAGCAGCAACAAGTCCACTTGTTCCATCATCTACTGAGAGAGTTGATATGCAAGACAGTATGGATGCAAGGGAGGAGAAAAAAGAAACACCAACGGTTGTTGAGGCGTCACAAAACAAAGTTCCACCAAAGCAGTCTGTTATCATAAAGTCTCCCGCAGAAATCATAGCAGCAAACAAGCCAGTTAAACCAGTAGTTGCCCGAAAGCCTACCATTGCTGAACTAGTGGTAACGAGGTTAATGAAAGAGAAGGCAGGGAAAAAGGCAGGGAAAAAGGTTATGAAGAAAGGAAGTAGAGCAAGCTCTCCTGTGTTTGAAGCACAGGGAAAAGTGTTGAAGAAACCAGGTACTATCACTATAGCTAATTTGAAACAGTCGCCGGTAGCAGGATCAAAGGCAGCTCTTGGCAAGTCTGCAGGTGGAAAGATTAAGTCCCCTGGCAATAAACTAGCCAAAGTCCAAAGCATTGCTCCTAAAAATGCAAAGGATGTCATACACGATGCATATGATGACTTTGAGAAGGAGGTATCTAAGACACTTGAGGAGAAAGGGCTTTCTGCCTTGGCTGTTTCTGTGTCAGAAGACTCACAAGGCACTAAGGACACGACACAAGCTAAGCGTCTTTCACGTCTCACCAGGTTCTCCCAGTTCTACCTCTCATGTAAGCATGACGTGAAGTACCCAGATAAAGTGAGGGAAACCTTGGTAGATACTGATTATGCAATCAGACGTACCGAACGGCAGATCACCAGGAAAATGGAGAtggaaaaaatggaaaaagaaaGGAACAGACAGCATCTCAGAGACACCTCAAGTGAAAGGACTCATACCGTTGTTAAGAGAGAAGAAGGTAACAAGACAAAAGTTGACATTGAGCAAAAAACATCAAGCACAATAGTCACAGCATCTGAAGGTGGTCATAGGTGGGAAAACAAAGAAGAGCCATGTACCTATCAAAGGCAGGGTAACATAGATGCAGTTGTGCACTTTGCCCTGAAAAACTTGCAGCAAAAGACTAGTACCTTGTGCGATGACAGCAATGATCTAAGTCCCTTGCTCAATGCTATCGACCTCTCTTTCTCTGAAGGAAAGCACCTAAAGCTTTCGCAGAGAAGTGCTGGTAATGTAGACTCCAAGATGGCAACAAGGATTGATGATATTGTCATGGACTCCCTAGTTCCTTTGCCCTTGCCAGAGAGGTATGCAACTAACATTCCTTTACTCAACCATGAAAATGCTCCTGATGAAGTGCACCCAACATCACCAATAGCACAAGACTATAACCAGGCAGACACCTTGGGAGAAACAAGAGGCCCTTGCTTGCCACAGAGTCAGGCACCAGTACCAGATGCAGCCTCTGTTGCGTTCAAAGTGGAGATGGCTGGAGAGGTTCCAGAATTGGTGGATGAACCAGAAGCCCCAGCACCTCATACTTTTGTGAGGCCGCTGAAGGCTAAGCTGAAGCCTATTGTCATCAACATTAAAACTAAAACCTGCCTGGATCCAGCTTTGCCACAGTGGACAAAGGTTTCTGATGCAGAAGTAAAGCCACAAACATCTACTCTGTTCGAGATGCCCTCCAGAAAGTCCAGTGAAGAGCGCCAGTTTGACTACTTAGCTCATCTTCAAAGGGATTCACATCCTGCTGGAGTTGATCAACCCACAGTTGCCATGCCAGGGGCATCAGAGTCTATGAAATCCCACAGTACCATGCCTCAAACACAAGGCAACGGTTCTGAACAGAAAGGGTCCTGGTCAGTGCCAGGATGGGATATGACAGAACAGTGTCCTCCTTGGCACAGCCAATCTCAGTCGCATTACGTCTTCACACCGTCAGTCCCTAAACTGTCCATCCCATCATCGGAGCCTCCTCCTCCTGGTGTGGATGATGGAGGAGATAGCCCTCTTCTGGATGAAGGGAGATACGATAACAGCTCAACTAACATTGATCGCATCATTGATGAGGTTGACAGAGACTTTGCTAGGGTGTTTGACAGCAGTGTTGAGAATACAGAAAATGTGCAGATTCATGAAGATGTCAGGAAAGTTGAGTTTCGCGACAGACCTGATGTGGAGACCAACACAGCTGGGAAAAGTTCTGGACCTCACTCGAACGTTGAGGCCCTCGTCAATGAACTTATTGCAGCTGGTAGATCTGCAGCTGACACTAGAACCCAAGACAAGGATGACTACACACATACTGAGTATCTATATGGAGAGTATGGGACACCGATTGCAATAAAACCTGTCCAGAAAGTGTCCTGTTCCCTAGCATCAGGTCAGaaacatgatgatgaagaagcCAAGAAACAGTGGGTATCATTGCCATACCAAGGAGAGTTCTCTGTACATGTCGATCATGAGGCTACAGATGAGATTGTTGTGGATCTGTTGAAGGACTTCTTCGAGCAGATATCAGATACTTTGGAGTCTTACAACCTTCCACAGGCAGGCCACAGTTCCCAGGCTGATGTGGTTGGATCTGGCTTGAGAGATCAAGGATCTCATCTCCCAGCACTGTCCAGCCAGGCTGTGGCCATGGTCAGGGGGAACAAGAGACATGCAGAAATGGATTTGTCTCAGGACAGACACTTAAAGTGGCAGAGGTTTCACAGTAATCTAGAGTATGACTCTGATGTGGAAGTCTTTGAGAATGAAGAGGATGCAGAACACTTTAGAAGCCACCTAAGCCAATTGTCCAAACACTGCTCTAAGGAATCCCACTCCAAGTTGGATGCTGTGACAAAGGGCTCCTACCTTGCCACTAAAACTAGGTTGGTGGACCTTGCCGGCAGTCCACGCAAGCATGCCAGAGATAAGGGGTCTGCATCAGAGACTGATGAGGGCCACTTGGGTGGCTCTGTCAGGTTTATGAACCTCAGCACTGAAGCCAAGGAAAGGATCTTGCAAGCTCGAGCAAGAACTGCAAGGATTGTCAATACCCTAATGACCAG ATACAGTAATGAGATACAGGATGTAGCAGAAGAGGACCATGAGACCTTCAAAAAACTCAGCAAGAGACAAAAGAAGAACCTCAAGAAGCTGAAGCAGAGAGGGTCCAAATCAGAAAAG GCTAATGTGCCACTAGAAGTGAGCTATGCCAGTCCCATCACCTCAGACTCGGATACAGAGCTCATCCTTGCCCAGTCCTCACCACCACCAGCAGATCCTGCAGCTTATGGTGAGAAATCTCCAGACCAACAACAGCAGGAAGCGCCGCCTAGCAGCTCAGCGCAGAACTGGTTCTATGTCTACAATCCTCACAGTGATGCTGCTCTGCAGGAAGTCAAG GACTTCTTACTGAGTGCTGGTGGGACAGAACTTGACCCCTTTAACCTGTCCATGGTGGCCGACATTCCCGGGGTTGATGTGTGGGTCGTCATCAGGAACTCTGACACACCCGACGTGGCAAACATTCCAAACTTGTACGAGCTGAAGAG GATGCCAATGGTTAAGTTTGTTGGTCTTGACTCCATCGATGACTTGCGGAACCAGACCTACTGCCACATCTTCACACGGGGTGCCATTGTTGTGCCAGACGAGAAAGTTCTCATCAAAGCCAGCTCAG GTGAGCTGCAGGCATTGTGCCAGTTTATGGAGGAGCAGACCTTTGACAAGGATGAGCCGTGGACGATGAAGCTGCACTACAGCACTCGCCTCAGCCTGGAGAAGATGAA GAATGACGTAACACTGGATTACGCTCAGCGGGAAGACAGCTGGAAGATGTTGTGTTGTCTGGATGAGTACATCAGGAAGGGCCTGGCAGAATATCTCCCACTGCTGCATGGTTGCCGGGAGGGGGACAAGACACCTATTGAGATGCTCCCTTGTGTTGCCAAGATCCAGTTAGAGAACCTGGAAACTTGCAGGCACATTGTCATGCTGACAG ACCTGGATCAGTACTGCAAAGAAGCTG ACCTTGATCAGAGCAGCGAGCAGGCTGGGATATTCTGGAAGGCAGGGATTGGGGTAACCAGTCTAAATGAGTTCCTGAGTGTCTTCACAAGCTGGAAAGGGGAACAGAAGGAGAAGGGAAAGGAATCTGAAG TCAAGCCAAACTTCATGGATACTCTACAATCAGACAAGGCTGAGCACACAGAGGCTTCTGGGAGGACAGGAAACCTGATTGAGATCTCAACTGGACCAGTTTCAAATGAGAAAGGACAGGAAGATAAGACAAAGGATGTAGGGGAAGTCCAAGGGAAGCCTATTCCGTCAATAGGGTCTGCCACCAATCACAGGCCCCTTGTTCCATACATTACCGAAGACTTCTCGGAAGGTCATGCTGAGCAGCCAGTGACGACGTCCCAGACAGATTTCGGGGAGACAGCAGAACACCAACAGTACTTGGAGGCTGTGTCGTCCCAGCTACAAGCTTCACCACATGTTTCACCTGGTGCTAAATTAGTGCCTGTGGCAGGACAGCCATCTTGTTCCCAGAGCTCTGCACAGGGGCAGGCCACTACCACCCCAGGCGAGGTAGCCCACCCACAGGTCCACCTGTCCCCTCTCCCTCGAGAAGCTCCCCACACCCAGCCTCCCCAGCCTCATCCTTCCCCCCAGCAACCCCTCCACCCTCCTCCTTACCCAGTCCAAGCTACCCAGCCGCCACAGAGTCCCCACACTCCACATCCAGCCTATCCAGCAGCATCTACCCCCACTCAGAGCTTCACACCCCAGCCTCCTTACTCCCAGGCGACATCTTTCCCTCAACAGTCCCCAGTTCCTCAGACAACCCCGTCTCCTTCCTACCTGCCACAGTCCCCGTACCCTCCTCAGTCAGTGCCATACTCGCCTGCCTACCATTATCCCCAGCAGCCGCCCTCCCCTATGGTGTCTGTCAGTGCAGAAAGCTCCCCGCAGGCACAGCCATCTCCCCACACACAGTCCTTCTCACCTTACCCTCCTTACTATTCCCCTCAGCCACAAGTCCCCAGCCCTCAGGGGTCAGCCACCCCCGTTCAGCCTGGATATCTGCCTCACTTCCAGTTCCCCGAGAGTTATCCAGAAATGCACGGGCCACCACAAATGCATGGCCACCCGGGACACCCCGGGCCAGAGTACTACATGGgtccccctcccccgggaatgGGACCGCTTCACCATCCCGGCATGGCACCCCACCCAAGAGGACCATTTGTGCACTCTCCCCAACCGTACAGTGGACCTCCCCTAACTCCGGGCGGAGGGGCTGAAAGTGACCATTCTCTCAGTCCTGGCATAGAAAAGGAAGCAAAACCAGTTGAGAAAAAGTCCCTCTCCGGCTCCACCTCCCCCAGGGCTCGGATCCAGAGGTCCAAGGCCGCTGCAGGCAAGAGGCCAGTCCGCCCTCCACCCACCAAAGTCCAGCCGCCTACCCCTACACCCACCTAA